The Sulfurospirillum oryzae genome segment ACCTTCGGATATTGCATTTTTATACCCTGGTCAAGAAGCCATTGTAAAAGTAACCGCGTATGATTTTGCGATTTATGGTTCACTCAAAGGTAAAGTCGTGACCATTAGTCCCGATTCAATGACAGATAAACGTGATAATACTTATTATATTGTTAGGGTACAAACAGATAAAAAGTATTTTGGTACAGAAGAAAAGCCGCTCAATATTACACCGGGTATGACACTCAACGTTGATATTATAACGGGTAAAAAAACAGTGATGCAGTATATCTTAAAGCCGATTTTAAAAGCGAAACAATATATGTTTACGGAGCGATAAATGACACTTTATATTATCTCAAAAAATAAAATTATACAAAAAAGATGGTCAGTTATTTTATCTTCTTTTCACCCTATTTTTAGAGAATCACTCCCTTCTTCTCTTGGTGGCGATACTATGGTTATGATTCATGATAATGTTTTATGCCAATTAAATGATATTCAAAAAAAGAATCTTTTTGCTTTACATGTAATGGTCCTTTCCACAACTCCAACTTTTGAACAAGCACGCTCTGTGTTGGCGTTGGGTGCCAAAGGATATGGAAATACAATGATGCATGAATCTTATTTAGTTTCAGCATGTCAGGCTATTCAAGAGGGCAATATTTGGTTGTCACCAGAATACATTAACCAGATGATTCAGGAACTTCCCACAATGCCAAAAAAAGAGACAAATCCACTTGAACCTCTTAGTCATCGTGAGGTAGAAGTGGCTATTTTACTTTCGCAAGGTGATTCTCATAAAGAGATTGCTCAAAAGCTAGATATTACAGTTCGTACTGTAA includes the following:
- a CDS encoding helix-turn-helix transcriptional regulator — its product is MTLYIISKNKIIQKRWSVILSSFHPIFRESLPSSLGGDTMVMIHDNVLCQLNDIQKKNLFALHVMVLSTTPTFEQARSVLALGAKGYGNTMMHESYLVSACQAIQEGNIWLSPEYINQMIQELPTMPKKETNPLEPLSHREVEVAILLSQGDSHKEIAQKLDITVRTVKAHATAIYSRLNIKDRLALALLLRN